Proteins co-encoded in one Quercus robur chromosome 8, dhQueRobu3.1, whole genome shotgun sequence genomic window:
- the LOC126697695 gene encoding 30S ribosomal protein S31, chloroplastic-like, protein MASLLLRLRAPPIPTLAPDISSNLSFSQSETLCLPKPISPNSVSLSVASPTLPLIIHCGRGDRKTAKGKRFAHSFGNARPKGKKKGRGPPMPPMPPSEPKKDRFDND, encoded by the exons aTGGCGTCGCTGCTACTGAGACTGAGAGCTCCTCCAATTCCAACTCTGGCACCCGATATCTCCTCCAATTTATCGTTTTCTCAATCCGAAACTCTCTGTCTTCCAAAACCCATATCTCCAAATTCTGTTTCACTCTCTGTGGCCTCTCCAACACTACCATTAATAA TTCACTGTGGCAGAGGTGACAGAAAGACCGCCAAAGGCAAGCGATTTGCTCACTCCTTTGGAAAT GCAAGGCCTAAGGGCAAGAAGAAGGGGAGAGGTCCACCGATGCCACCTATGCCTCCGTCGGAGCCTAAGAAAGATCGCTTTGATAATGATTAG